A portion of the Sphingobacterium spiritivorum genome contains these proteins:
- a CDS encoding LTA synthase family protein: MKVLTLKHPVAPFIAIAFRFLLLLFIYALLRIGFYWLNIGLFPNVSAGELFIMMKGGVKFDVAALLYLNILYILLYIIPVPFKYNNTYQRIAKWIFVITNSIGIALNLIDYAYYPFTLKRTTGTVIDQFANESNLLKLTFDFLLGYWYLVLLFAGLVYLLAKTYDLIKVVKPNVFSWKTAGIHLILMLFYVFLFIGGVRGGWAHSTRPITLSNAGDYVKVPEEMNIVLNTPFSILKTLKAVNLKPVHYFEEEELEKVYPTIHQPVDTASFRKLNVVFLILESYAKEHIGALNKDIQNGQYKGYTPFLDSLIGQAYTFDHSYANGRKSIDALPSVITGIPSVGEPFVLSIYSGNETTSIAKLLGDKGYETAFFHGAPNGSMGFSAYTRLAGIKNYFGKNEYNNDSDFDGIWGIWDEPFMQFMANKINTFKQPFFASFFSLSSHHPFKVPEKYKGVFPKGPLEVQEPVGYTDHALKEFFATASKMPWYKNTVFVICADHATVSYLPEYKTLPNAYAIPIIFYYPGGDLKGRSSKLIQQTDIMPTVLSYLHYDKPYFSFGFNGFDEQQHDNFVVNNNSGSFNFYYKDYFMTYDGKGPLTLFNLKEDRFMKTDLLKQHPAVLDTMETKMKAFIQQYNNRMIGNKLTYKK, encoded by the coding sequence ATGAAAGTATTGACATTAAAGCATCCTGTGGCTCCTTTTATAGCTATAGCGTTTCGTTTTTTACTGCTTTTATTTATTTATGCATTATTGCGGATTGGTTTTTACTGGCTTAACATTGGTTTGTTCCCTAATGTAAGTGCTGGGGAACTTTTTATCATGATGAAAGGCGGTGTCAAGTTTGATGTTGCTGCTTTGCTTTATCTCAATATCCTTTATATTTTACTCTATATAATTCCTGTTCCTTTTAAATACAACAACACATATCAGCGGATAGCGAAGTGGATATTTGTCATTACAAACAGTATAGGTATAGCGCTTAACCTGATCGATTATGCCTATTATCCTTTTACATTAAAGAGGACTACAGGGACTGTAATTGATCAGTTTGCCAATGAAAGTAATCTGCTGAAACTTACCTTTGATTTTTTGCTGGGCTACTGGTATCTGGTTTTATTATTTGCCGGATTGGTTTATCTTTTGGCAAAGACATATGATCTTATCAAGGTTGTAAAGCCTAATGTGTTCAGTTGGAAAACAGCAGGTATTCATCTTATACTGATGTTGTTTTATGTCTTTCTGTTTATTGGAGGAGTACGTGGGGGCTGGGCGCATAGTACACGGCCTATTACCCTGAGTAATGCCGGCGATTATGTCAAAGTGCCGGAGGAGATGAATATTGTGCTGAATACGCCTTTTTCTATATTGAAAACACTTAAGGCCGTCAATCTGAAGCCTGTTCATTACTTTGAAGAGGAGGAACTGGAGAAGGTTTACCCAACTATTCATCAGCCCGTGGATACGGCTTCATTCCGTAAACTTAATGTGGTATTTCTGATTTTGGAGAGTTATGCAAAGGAACATATTGGTGCCTTGAATAAAGATATTCAGAATGGGCAGTACAAGGGATATACACCTTTCCTGGACTCTCTGATCGGACAGGCTTACACATTTGATCATTCTTATGCAAACGGGCGCAAATCTATAGATGCTTTACCTTCTGTGATTACAGGTATTCCTTCTGTAGGAGAGCCTTTCGTACTCTCTATCTACTCTGGTAATGAAACCACAAGTATTGCAAAATTGCTGGGTGACAAGGGGTATGAAACTGCATTTTTTCATGGTGCTCCTAATGGAAGTATGGGTTTTTCAGCCTATACCAGACTGGCAGGAATCAAAAATTATTTCGGTAAGAACGAATATAATAATGATTCTGATTTTGACGGTATATGGGGGATTTGGGATGAGCCGTTCATGCAGTTTATGGCTAATAAGATCAATACATTCAAACAGCCTTTTTTTGCCAGTTTCTTTTCTTTGTCCTCCCATCATCCTTTTAAGGTGCCGGAGAAATATAAAGGTGTTTTTCCGAAAGGACCGTTAGAAGTACAGGAGCCTGTAGGATATACAGATCATGCCTTGAAAGAGTTTTTTGCTACAGCTTCAAAGATGCCGTGGTATAAAAATACGGTATTTGTAATCTGTGCGGATCATGCTACCGTAAGCTATCTTCCGGAATACAAAACACTGCCCAATGCATATGCGATTCCGATTATATTCTATTATCCCGGAGGAGATCTCAAAGGCAGGTCTTCAAAGTTGATTCAGCAAACGGATATTATGCCAACAGTACTCAGTTACCTTCATTATGATAAACCTTATTTTTCATTTGGTTTTAACGGGTTTGATGAACAACAGCATGACAACTTTGTTGTAAATAATAACTCGGGATCTTTTAATTTCTATTACAAGGATTATTTTATGACCTATGATGGCAAAGGCCCGCTTACATTATTTAATCTGAAAGAGGACCGGTTTATGAAAACTGATTTGCTGAAGCAACATCCTGCTGTTCTGGATACGATGGAAACCAAAATGAAAGCCTTTATTCAGCAGTACAACAATCGTATGATCGGGAATAAGCTGACATATAAAAAGTAG